In Candidatus Melainabacteria bacterium, the genomic stretch TCAATATGCTAGAGATGATACCTCTCCTACTCCTACCTCAGAACCAGCAATATAAACATAACTGAAGACCATAGACTATAGACTACAAGAAGGTCTATAGTCTATAGTCTGTTGTCTATAGTCTGTAGTCTGTGGTCTCACTCTATTTTTCCATACGTATGTAATCCACCAAAGTTAAATTGATTTACTCCAAGATAAGTTAAATAAACCATTATAATTCCACAAAGAGAAATTAACGCTAAAACTTTCCCTGAAGCTTTTGTATTAAGTCTTAAATGTAAAAATGCTGCATACACAAACCAAGTAACAAGTGCCATTGTTTCTTTTGGATCCCACTGCCAAAGAGCTCCCCATGCATGGTTTGCCCATAAAGCACCATTAATTATTCCAAGTGTAAGTAATGGAAATCCAAAAGTTATACACCGGTATGTTACTTCATCAAAAAAATGTGCTCCTTTTGTTTCTTTGTTTTTTGGTCTTGTTTTTATTAAATATAAAGCACTAGAAAATGCTCCGATTAAAAATAAAGCATAAGAAATTAATAAAGGAGCAACATGAATAACTCTCCAGTAACTTTGCAGGGCAGGAATTAATGGTACTATTTGTTTCTGGCTAGCTGGCAACCAAGTAGCATA encodes the following:
- the ccsB gene encoding c-type cytochrome biogenesis protein CcsB, producing the protein METIFFNISGIAVFISIWFYAFTWLNKKLTFLKKIGSAFLLISLIALTVALVTRGLELKFFPLTNLYESLVVFAWAVIAVYLFLEWRYKIDYFGWIVSSFLLIVFLYATWLPASQKQIVPLIPALQSYWRVIHVAPLLISYALFLIGAFSSALYLIKTRPKNKETKGAHFFDEVTYRCITFGFPLLTLGIINGALWANHAWGALWQWDPKETMALVTWFVYAAFLHLRLNTKASGKVLALISLCGIIMVYLTYLGVNQFNFGGLHTYGKIE